The following are encoded together in the bacterium genome:
- a CDS encoding PAS domain S-box protein, whose translation MPQRFGLRDAGPTLETPVGRLLKAVAAGCVLALLYLLSRDNYPTFHTLVEVASISLTWSVTLLLWNARRFQDIDAYLTLGLALFLAGAVDLLHTASYEGINVFGQPHDPNIATQFWIIARTVEAVGWLGFAFLAARRRSLVVIMTITGAMAVSGVALVLGSDAFPVCFVAGRGLTGFKVGAEFVLVAVLVAALIVFRRRSGGTDAGVRRRLSWSLALVAVAELAFVTYNDTYGLTNMAGHLIRIVSRYLLYLGLVELAVARPYALFFQRLQAEKDEIAASEERWRLLSQTNPDHILDLDADLRIRFANYPSPGLAFDDILGRSILDFLTPDDVARVEPLLRTALGSAEPVRYETLYEGPDGEVIHYETTAIGGPAPNGSGRRLTLVARNVTERKRAEARLAETERQLSGVLANLPGMVFRCANDDDWTMHFCSEGCHDLTGCEADDLVGNRVVSYASLIVPEDQDHVARVVRDGLDHDERYQVTYRILPRGGDEKWVWEQGRGDFRDGELVAIEGFIYDITAQVHAEEERRGLEKKVLASQKLESLGVMAGGIAHDFNNLLQMIVGFGEIAAAETGPDHSAAAALADMLRAAGRAADLTRQMLAFAGRGKLTMRDIDVAGELAGMAPLLVGAVPKSIEFHQDHPPRLHLATIDETQLHQVALNLVRNAAEAVGDGPGEVTLRSGQGIFTAAELATSVAGEHPDGAPARPGEYVFLEVTDNGCGMDEATRARICEPFYSTKFVGRGLGMAAVQGIVRGHRGALFIDSVPGQGTTVRVLFPSLGRYAPDAAAGGDGDSAPAPAPAGALPDQGGFVLVVDDEPDVCRAAATGLAFAGYRVVTVANGREAVATVARRGDEVLAVLLDVVMPAMGGEECLRRIRADHPELPVVIMSGWTEVELAERFAGQRYDAILPKPFRAEALLRVLQQVLPATDRA comes from the coding sequence ATGCCCCAAAGGTTCGGACTCAGGGACGCGGGCCCGACGCTGGAGACGCCGGTCGGTCGGCTGCTGAAGGCCGTGGCGGCCGGATGCGTCCTCGCGCTGCTCTACCTGCTCAGCCGCGACAACTACCCGACCTTCCACACCCTCGTCGAGGTCGCCTCGATCAGCCTCACCTGGAGCGTGACGCTCCTGCTGTGGAACGCGCGCCGCTTCCAGGACATCGATGCCTACCTGACCCTGGGGCTCGCCCTGTTCCTCGCCGGCGCCGTCGATCTGCTGCACACGGCGTCGTACGAGGGCATCAACGTCTTCGGTCAGCCCCACGACCCCAACATCGCGACCCAGTTCTGGATCATCGCGCGCACGGTGGAGGCCGTCGGGTGGCTGGGCTTCGCCTTCCTGGCGGCCCGGCGCCGGTCGCTGGTGGTCATCATGACGATCACCGGAGCCATGGCGGTGTCGGGCGTGGCGCTGGTGCTCGGTTCCGACGCCTTTCCCGTCTGTTTCGTGGCCGGCCGGGGGCTCACCGGATTCAAGGTCGGCGCGGAGTTCGTGCTGGTGGCCGTGCTGGTGGCGGCGCTGATCGTCTTCCGCAGGCGTTCGGGCGGCACCGACGCGGGGGTGCGGCGCCGACTCTCGTGGTCCCTCGCCCTGGTCGCCGTGGCGGAGCTCGCCTTCGTCACCTACAACGACACGTACGGCCTGACGAACATGGCGGGCCACCTGATCCGGATCGTCTCGCGCTACCTGCTCTACCTCGGCCTCGTGGAGCTGGCGGTGGCCCGACCCTACGCCCTGTTCTTCCAGCGCCTGCAGGCCGAGAAGGACGAGATCGCCGCCTCGGAGGAACGCTGGCGCCTGCTCTCCCAGACCAACCCCGACCACATCCTCGATCTCGACGCGGACCTGCGCATCCGCTTCGCCAACTACCCGAGTCCGGGCCTGGCCTTCGACGATATCCTGGGCCGGAGCATCCTGGACTTCCTCACGCCGGACGACGTCGCGAGGGTCGAGCCGCTGCTGCGGACGGCCCTCGGTTCGGCGGAGCCGGTCCGCTACGAGACCCTCTACGAGGGCCCCGACGGCGAGGTCATCCACTACGAGACCACGGCGATCGGCGGACCGGCGCCGAACGGGTCCGGCCGCCGCCTGACGCTCGTGGCGCGCAACGTGACCGAGCGCAAGCGGGCCGAGGCGCGTCTGGCCGAGACCGAGCGGCAGCTGAGCGGGGTCCTCGCCAACCTGCCCGGCATGGTCTTCCGCTGCGCCAACGACGACGACTGGACCATGCACTTCTGCAGCGAGGGCTGCCACGACCTGACCGGATGCGAGGCCGACGACCTGGTGGGCAACCGCGTCGTGTCGTACGCGTCGCTGATCGTGCCGGAGGACCAGGACCACGTGGCCCGGGTGGTGCGCGACGGCCTCGACCACGACGAGCGCTATCAGGTGACCTACCGGATCCTGCCCCGCGGGGGCGACGAGAAGTGGGTGTGGGAGCAGGGCCGCGGCGACTTCCGGGACGGCGAACTGGTGGCCATCGAAGGCTTCATCTACGACATCACGGCGCAGGTGCACGCCGAGGAGGAGCGGCGCGGCCTCGAGAAGAAGGTGCTCGCGTCGCAGAAGCTCGAGAGCCTGGGCGTCATGGCCGGCGGCATCGCCCACGATTTCAACAACCTGCTGCAGATGATCGTCGGCTTCGGCGAGATCGCGGCGGCTGAGACCGGGCCCGACCACTCGGCGGCCGCCGCCCTCGCGGACATGCTGCGGGCGGCCGGTCGGGCCGCCGACCTCACGCGCCAGATGCTCGCCTTCGCGGGGCGCGGGAAGCTGACCATGCGCGACATCGACGTCGCCGGGGAACTCGCCGGGATGGCGCCCCTGCTCGTGGGCGCGGTGCCCAAGTCGATCGAGTTCCACCAGGACCATCCGCCGCGCCTGCACCTGGCCACCATCGACGAGACGCAGCTGCACCAGGTGGCCCTGAACCTGGTGCGGAACGCGGCCGAGGCGGTCGGCGACGGACCCGGCGAGGTGACCCTGCGGTCGGGGCAGGGCATCTTCACCGCCGCCGAGCTGGCCACGAGCGTGGCGGGCGAACACCCGGACGGCGCGCCGGCCCGGCCGGGCGAGTACGTCTTCCTCGAGGTGACCGACAACGGCTGCGGCATGGATGAAGCGACCCGCGCCCGCATCTGCGAACCCTTCTACAGCACGAAGTTCGTCGGCCGGGGGCTGGGCATGGCGGCGGTCCAGGGCATCGTGCGCGGTCACCGCGGGGCCCTCTTCATCGACTCGGTGCCCGGGCAGGGGACGACGGTGCGCGTCCTCTTCCCGTCGCTCGGGCGGTACGCGCCCGATGCCGCGGCGGGCGGCGACGGGGATTCGGCGCCGGCGCCGGCGCCGGCCGGGGCCCTGCCGGACCAGGGGGGCTTCGTGCTCGTGGTCGACGACGAGCCGGACGTGTGCCGGGCCGCGGCCACCGGCCTGGCCTTCGCCGGCTACCGGGTGGTGACGGTGGCCAACGGCCGCGAGGCTGTCGCGACGGTGGCGCGCCGCGGCGACGAGGTCCTGGCCGTGCTGCTGGACGTGGTCATGCCCGCCATGGGCGGCGAGGAGTGCCTGCGCCGCATCCGCGCCGACCATCCGGAGCTGCCGGTGGTGATCATGAGCGGCTGGACCGAGGTCGAGCTGGCCGAACGCTTCGCCGGCCAGCGCTACGACGCCATCCTGCCCAAGCCGTTCCGCGCCGAAGCCCTGCTGCGCGTCCTGCAGCAGGTCCTGCCGGCGACCGATCGGGCCTGA
- a CDS encoding carbamoyltransferase HypF gives ADDDDAVRRLSRRKHREAKPLAVMVRDLAAARRLAEVDAAEAEALASPAAPIVLLTARRDAPLARLVAPDHRRVGLMLPSTPLHHLLADALAARDVPAVVMTSGNASDEPICLDNAEARTRLAGIADAWLLHDRDIVRRADDSVLQMLADGPLFFRRSRGYAPVPVFLAGAAAAGPDVLAVGPQLKNTVCLASADRAFVSPHVGDLGGLAAGGFFAETVATLQDVLEKHPDTLAHDTHPAYHTTGWVHDHAGARARIGVQHHHAHLAAVHAEHGLDGPVVGVILDGTGYGDDSTIWGGEILVGDPGGFVRAAHLEPVPLPGGDAAIRAPWRAAVAYLRHAVGTPLPDLAWLARHDTGPVLAMLAQGLNSPPTSSCGRLFDAVAALTGRWGDVHYEAQAAIELMAATDGAAVAAAAPLCPPEPLAAGEPAVIPVGPIVCGALAAVQAGAGVAELSARFHRTLIDLWTDAAATVARRRGLGTVVLAGGVFQNELLLTGVRDGLRARGLDVRRPLQLPANDGAVALGQAVVARTRC, from the coding sequence GCCGACGACGACGACGCCGTGCGCCGGCTGAGCCGCCGCAAGCACCGCGAGGCCAAACCCCTGGCCGTGATGGTGCGCGACCTCGCGGCCGCCCGGCGCCTGGCCGAGGTGGACGCCGCCGAGGCCGAGGCCCTCGCTTCGCCCGCCGCGCCCATCGTGCTGCTGACCGCGCGCCGCGACGCCCCGCTGGCCCGCCTCGTGGCGCCGGACCACCGCCGCGTGGGGCTCATGCTCCCGTCGACCCCGCTGCACCACCTGCTCGCCGACGCCCTCGCGGCCCGCGACGTGCCGGCCGTCGTCATGACCAGCGGCAACGCCAGCGACGAGCCCATCTGCCTGGACAACGCCGAGGCCCGCACGCGGCTGGCGGGCATCGCCGACGCCTGGCTGCTCCACGATCGTGACATCGTGCGGCGCGCCGACGACTCGGTGCTGCAGATGCTCGCCGACGGCCCCCTCTTCTTCCGCCGCAGCCGCGGCTACGCGCCCGTGCCGGTCTTCCTCGCGGGCGCCGCCGCCGCCGGGCCGGATGTCCTGGCCGTGGGCCCTCAGCTCAAGAACACGGTCTGCCTGGCCAGTGCCGACCGCGCATTCGTCAGCCCCCACGTGGGCGACCTGGGCGGCCTGGCCGCCGGCGGCTTCTTCGCCGAGACGGTCGCCACGCTGCAGGACGTGCTCGAGAAGCATCCGGACACCCTCGCCCACGACACCCATCCCGCCTACCACACCACCGGCTGGGTGCACGACCACGCGGGCGCGCGCGCGCGCATCGGCGTGCAGCACCACCACGCCCACCTGGCCGCGGTGCACGCCGAGCACGGTCTCGACGGGCCGGTGGTCGGCGTGATCCTCGACGGCACGGGCTACGGCGACGACAGCACCATCTGGGGCGGCGAGATCCTGGTCGGCGACCCGGGCGGCTTCGTGCGGGCGGCGCACCTGGAGCCCGTGCCCTTGCCGGGAGGCGACGCGGCGATCCGGGCGCCCTGGCGCGCGGCGGTGGCCTACCTGCGCCACGCCGTGGGCACGCCCCTGCCCGACCTGGCCTGGCTCGCGCGCCACGACACCGGGCCCGTGCTCGCCATGCTGGCCCAGGGACTCAATTCGCCCCCGACCAGCAGCTGCGGCCGCCTCTTCGACGCCGTCGCGGCCCTGACCGGACGCTGGGGCGACGTGCACTACGAGGCCCAGGCCGCCATCGAACTCATGGCCGCCACCGACGGCGCGGCGGTGGCGGCGGCGGCGCCCCTGTGCCCGCCCGAACCCCTGGCTGCGGGCGAGCCGGCCGTGATCCCGGTGGGCCCCATCGTCTGCGGCGCCCTGGCCGCGGTGCAGGCGGGGGCCGGCGTGGCCGAGCTCTCGGCCCGCTTCCACCGCACCCTGATCGACCTGTGGACCGACGCCGCCGCCACCGTGGCCCGGCGACGCGGCCTCGGCACCGTCGTCCTCGCCGGCGGGGTGTTCCAGAACGAACTGCTGCTCACGGGCGTGCGCGACGGGCTGCGGGCCCGGGGCCTGGACGTGCGGCGGCCGCTGCAGCTGCCCGCCAACGACGGGGCCGTCGCCCTGGGCCAGGCCGTGGTGGCCCGCACCCGCTGCTGA
- a CDS encoding fused MFS/spermidine synthase → MSTRIRNAVFVPLLFLAFFASGAASLVAEVTWNRMLIVVVGNSLSAAAMIIMVFMGGLGLGSWLGGRWVSGRRMNLVPYLLLETVIGLYVLASPALFDGLTALFTSLAGTMENREGLTAIRLLVTSLALLLPATLMGATFPAIIAGAALDSPTRRSARTGYLYSTNTLGAAIGCFAAGYHLLQEFGVQFTLNTAFVAYLVAAGSALAAHLVAGRPRADAADAADPAPAATAIPGSAPDLRRFLFAATFVVGFVSLAYEVLLTRVSILYLGNTVSVFPLVLTAFLLGTGFSAVFGTWLFGVLQGRGAGRVFGVSAVLAGLLLMVTPYLLLSDLILSDDRFAKFADAAPQSPLPVLGMLILPVVFMGALLPLAIRMLQPQGKGAASREAATLYSLNTAGGLLGAGIANHYLVPNIGLQGTLALLTALLVLVGVANLAGRRPARGGMAPAVGVALAVGLVAAFALPDMTQRYAGKLADSTTAERVEIKWVKEGHAATVTVLDQFDPRLQDYRDMYLNGVEEASTRFWHVQLFKLLGVLPPLLHESDGPKDAMVIAFGAGITAGSVLASDEIASLDVVDLNPDIEGINDLFTDVNGDVFHKDRFHFHNDDGRNYLVTCNKQYDVIISDSTHPRAYDSWILYTEEFYRAVKQRLKPGGVWAQWVPVLGSMRGELMQIHLNTFRKVFPTATVWYVYGSDQAFLLATPEPLAIDAPRLQAKLDKLPAWFKADHYQIDTVPRVAGFFWMSPETMDVMIGGETRVNTDGVHYFDKQSVLWPLPPQRQMPAFQTAAQPFFTGLTTPESAAIAHEQKVAGHLGRYAFHIVRPELDQAWCLDSDNGNVRFFMAEASGGNLPGPDYCGEILVAQRRLAVEQHPNNALALNGLADALAGAGRLDEAEATVREALAIDPENGMILDTRGWIEHLRGDQEAARATLEQAARALDRHPIVLFHLGEVAAAAGDVPAARAYYEEALRADPDFANAAEARAALAGLR, encoded by the coding sequence ATGTCGACCCGCATCCGCAATGCCGTCTTCGTCCCTCTCCTGTTCCTGGCCTTCTTCGCATCGGGCGCCGCGAGCCTCGTCGCCGAGGTGACGTGGAACCGGATGCTCATCGTCGTGGTCGGCAACTCGCTGAGCGCGGCGGCCATGATCATCATGGTCTTCATGGGCGGCCTCGGCCTGGGCAGCTGGCTGGGTGGCCGGTGGGTGTCCGGGCGCCGGATGAATCTCGTGCCCTACCTGCTGCTCGAGACGGTGATCGGGCTGTACGTGCTGGCGTCGCCGGCGCTCTTCGACGGCCTGACGGCGCTGTTCACCTCGCTGGCCGGGACCATGGAGAATCGCGAGGGCCTGACGGCGATCCGGCTGTTGGTCACCTCCCTGGCCCTGCTCCTGCCGGCGACGTTGATGGGCGCCACCTTCCCCGCGATCATCGCGGGCGCGGCCCTCGACTCGCCCACGCGCCGCTCGGCGCGCACGGGCTACCTCTACAGCACGAACACCCTGGGCGCGGCCATCGGCTGCTTCGCGGCGGGCTACCACCTGCTGCAGGAGTTCGGGGTGCAGTTCACCCTCAACACGGCCTTCGTCGCCTACCTGGTGGCGGCCGGCAGCGCGCTGGCGGCCCACCTGGTGGCGGGCCGACCCCGGGCCGACGCGGCGGACGCGGCGGACCCCGCGCCGGCGGCCACGGCCATCCCGGGCTCCGCGCCCGACCTGCGTCGCTTCCTCTTCGCCGCCACCTTCGTCGTCGGCTTCGTCTCGCTGGCCTACGAGGTGCTGCTGACCCGCGTGAGCATCCTCTATCTCGGCAACACGGTGTCGGTGTTCCCGCTGGTGCTGACGGCGTTCCTGCTGGGCACCGGCTTCAGCGCGGTCTTCGGCACCTGGCTGTTCGGCGTGCTGCAGGGCCGGGGCGCCGGACGGGTCTTCGGCGTGTCGGCGGTGCTGGCCGGCCTGCTGCTGATGGTCACACCGTACCTGCTGCTGTCCGACCTGATCCTCAGCGACGACCGCTTCGCCAAGTTCGCCGACGCCGCGCCCCAGAGCCCGCTGCCGGTGCTCGGCATGCTCATCCTGCCGGTGGTGTTCATGGGGGCGCTGCTGCCCCTGGCCATCCGGATGCTGCAACCGCAAGGCAAGGGGGCGGCCTCGCGGGAGGCGGCCACCCTGTATTCGCTGAACACGGCCGGCGGACTGCTCGGCGCGGGCATCGCCAACCACTACCTGGTGCCGAACATCGGGCTGCAGGGCACGCTGGCGCTGCTGACGGCTCTGCTGGTGCTGGTGGGCGTGGCCAACCTGGCGGGACGGCGCCCGGCGCGCGGGGGGATGGCGCCGGCGGTGGGTGTGGCCCTGGCCGTCGGCCTGGTCGCCGCCTTCGCCCTGCCCGACATGACGCAGCGGTACGCCGGCAAGCTGGCCGACTCGACGACCGCGGAGCGGGTCGAGATCAAGTGGGTCAAGGAGGGGCACGCCGCGACGGTGACCGTGCTCGACCAGTTCGACCCCAGGCTGCAGGACTACCGCGACATGTACCTCAACGGCGTCGAGGAGGCCTCGACCCGCTTCTGGCACGTGCAGCTCTTCAAGCTGCTGGGCGTGCTGCCGCCGCTGCTGCACGAGTCGGACGGCCCCAAGGACGCCATGGTCATCGCCTTCGGCGCCGGCATCACCGCGGGCTCGGTGCTTGCGTCGGACGAGATCGCGTCGCTCGACGTGGTCGACCTGAATCCCGACATCGAGGGCATCAACGACCTCTTCACCGACGTCAACGGCGACGTCTTCCACAAGGACCGCTTCCACTTCCACAACGACGACGGCCGCAACTACCTCGTCACCTGCAACAAGCAGTACGACGTCATCATCTCCGACTCGACCCATCCGCGCGCCTACGACAGCTGGATCCTCTACACCGAGGAGTTCTACCGCGCCGTGAAGCAGCGCCTGAAGCCCGGCGGCGTGTGGGCCCAGTGGGTGCCCGTGCTCGGCTCGATGCGCGGCGAGCTCATGCAGATCCACCTGAACACGTTCAGGAAGGTCTTCCCCACGGCGACGGTCTGGTACGTCTACGGGTCGGACCAGGCCTTCCTGCTGGCCACGCCGGAGCCGCTGGCCATCGATGCGCCGCGCCTGCAGGCGAAGCTCGACAAGCTGCCCGCCTGGTTCAAGGCCGACCACTACCAGATCGACACGGTGCCGCGGGTGGCGGGCTTCTTCTGGATGAGCCCCGAGACGATGGACGTGATGATCGGCGGCGAGACGCGCGTGAACACCGACGGCGTGCACTACTTCGACAAGCAGTCGGTGCTGTGGCCGCTGCCGCCCCAGCGCCAGATGCCCGCCTTCCAGACGGCGGCGCAGCCCTTCTTCACCGGACTGACCACGCCGGAGTCGGCCGCCATCGCGCACGAGCAGAAGGTGGCCGGTCACCTCGGCCGCTACGCCTTCCACATCGTGCGGCCCGAGCTCGACCAGGCCTGGTGCCTGGACAGCGACAACGGCAACGTGCGCTTCTTCATGGCCGAGGCCTCGGGCGGGAACCTGCCCGGCCCCGACTATTGCGGCGAGATCCTCGTGGCGCAGCGCCGCCTGGCCGTGGAGCAGCACCCGAACAACGCCTTGGCCCTCAACGGCCTGGCCGACGCCCTGGCCGGGGCGGGTCGCCTCGACGAGGCCGAGGCCACCGTGCGCGAAGCGTTGGCGATCGACCCGGAAAATGGCATGATCCTCGACACGCGGGGCTGGATCGAGCATCTGCGGGGCGATCAGGAAGCGGCCCGGGCGACCCTGGAGCAGGCCGCCCGCGCGCTCGACCGCCACCCGATCGTGCTGTTCCATCTCGGCGAGGTGGCGGCGGCCGCCGGCGACGTGCCGGCGGCCCGGGCCTACTACGAGGAGGCCTTGCGGGCCGATCCCGATTTCGCCAACGCGGCGGAGGCGCGGGCGGCCCTGGCGGGTCTGCGGTAG
- the hypD gene encoding hydrogenase formation protein HypD: MKHLQEFRDPALARKLLDGIAATVTRDWVIMEICGGQTHAIMRHGLDQLLPPEITLVHGPGCPVCVTPLETIDRALAIAARPEVIFTSFGDMLRVPGSRDDLFRVRSRGGDVRMVYSPLEALKLARENPDREVVFLAVGFETTAPGNAMAVKQAAAEGLTNFSEIVSHVLVPPAMEAILGSPDNRVQGFLAAGHVCTIMGWEEYVPIAERYAVPIVPTGFEPVDILSGILSTVRMLEAGEHGVRNDYTRVVHLGGNPAARAVVDEIFTVCDRKWRGIGTIPRSGLRLADAYAACDAERKFDVGDIRTEEPSVCIAGEILQGLKKPHECPAFGRECTPMTPLGATMVSSEGACAAYHRYARRDLL, from the coding sequence ATGAAACATCTGCAGGAATTCCGCGACCCGGCGCTGGCCCGCAAGCTGCTCGACGGGATCGCCGCGACGGTCACCCGCGATTGGGTGATCATGGAGATCTGCGGCGGCCAGACCCACGCCATCATGCGCCACGGCCTCGACCAGCTGCTGCCGCCGGAGATCACGCTCGTCCACGGCCCCGGCTGTCCCGTGTGCGTCACGCCGCTGGAGACCATCGACCGCGCCCTGGCCATCGCCGCCCGCCCCGAGGTGATCTTCACCAGCTTCGGCGACATGCTGCGCGTGCCCGGCAGCCGCGACGATCTCTTCCGGGTCAGGAGCCGCGGCGGCGACGTGCGCATGGTGTACTCGCCGCTCGAGGCGCTGAAGCTGGCCCGCGAGAACCCCGACCGCGAGGTCGTCTTCCTCGCCGTGGGCTTCGAGACCACCGCCCCGGGCAACGCCATGGCCGTCAAGCAGGCCGCCGCCGAGGGCCTGACCAACTTCAGCGAGATCGTCAGCCACGTGCTCGTGCCGCCGGCCATGGAGGCGATCCTCGGTTCGCCCGACAACCGGGTGCAGGGCTTCCTCGCCGCCGGCCACGTGTGCACGATCATGGGCTGGGAGGAGTACGTGCCCATCGCGGAGCGCTACGCGGTGCCCATCGTGCCCACGGGTTTCGAGCCGGTGGACATCCTCTCGGGCATCCTCAGCACGGTGCGCATGCTCGAGGCGGGAGAGCACGGCGTGCGCAACGACTACACGCGCGTGGTGCACCTCGGCGGCAACCCGGCGGCGCGGGCGGTGGTCGACGAGATCTTCACGGTGTGCGACCGCAAGTGGCGCGGCATCGGCACCATTCCCCGCAGCGGCCTGCGCCTGGCCGACGCCTACGCCGCCTGCGACGCCGAACGGAAGTTCGACGTGGGCGACATCCGCACCGAGGAGCCCTCCGTGTGCATCGCGGGCGAGATCCTGCAGGGGCTGAAGAAGCCGCACGAGTGCCCCGCCTTCGGTCGGGAGTGCACGCCCATGACGCCGCTGGGCGCGACGATGGTGTCCAGCGAGGGCGCCTGCGCCGCCTACCACCGCTACGCCCGGAGGGATCTCCTGTGA
- the hypE gene encoding hydrogenase expression/formation protein HypE → MSCPMPLLDHDTVQLAHGAGGRLSADLIDRLILPRFRSPELARLEDQAVLELPPGRVAFSTDTFVVDPIFFPGGDIGDLAINGTVNDVAMSGARVEALSVGFVLEEGFPLADFHRVLCSMEAAARAAGVRVVTGDTKVVGRGGCDRIFINTSGVGVIPDGVALSAAGLRPGDAVLVSGTLADHGMAVMTARANLGFQSTVRSDTAALNGLVADLLRACPGLRALRDPTRGGLATTLNEFARASRVGITLDEGAVPVRPDVRGACEILGIDPLYVANEGKLVAVVPADGADAALAALRAHPVGAAAAIVGEVVAGHPGTVAVRTALGAERIVEMPVGEQLPRIC, encoded by the coding sequence ATGAGCTGCCCCATGCCCCTGCTCGACCACGACACGGTGCAGCTCGCCCACGGCGCCGGGGGCCGGCTCTCCGCCGACCTCATCGACCGCCTGATCCTGCCGCGGTTCCGCAGCCCCGAGCTCGCGCGGCTCGAGGACCAGGCCGTGCTCGAACTGCCGCCCGGCCGCGTCGCCTTCTCCACCGACACCTTCGTGGTCGATCCGATCTTCTTCCCCGGCGGCGACATCGGCGACCTCGCCATCAACGGCACCGTGAACGACGTGGCCATGAGCGGGGCGCGGGTCGAGGCGCTGAGCGTGGGCTTCGTGCTCGAGGAGGGGTTCCCCCTGGCCGACTTCCACCGCGTGCTCTGCTCCATGGAGGCGGCCGCCCGGGCCGCGGGCGTGCGGGTCGTCACCGGCGATACGAAGGTCGTCGGCCGCGGCGGCTGCGACCGGATCTTCATCAACACGTCCGGCGTGGGCGTCATTCCCGACGGGGTCGCCCTTTCGGCGGCCGGCCTGCGCCCGGGCGACGCCGTGCTCGTCTCCGGTACGCTGGCCGACCACGGCATGGCCGTCATGACCGCCCGCGCGAACCTCGGCTTCCAGTCGACGGTGCGCAGCGACACGGCCGCCCTGAACGGCCTCGTCGCCGACCTGCTGCGGGCCTGCCCCGGCCTGCGCGCCCTGCGCGACCCCACCCGCGGCGGTCTCGCCACGACGCTCAACGAGTTCGCCCGCGCCAGCCGGGTCGGTATCACCCTCGACGAAGGCGCGGTGCCCGTGCGCCCGGACGTGCGCGGTGCCTGCGAGATCCTGGGCATCGATCCGCTCTACGTGGCCAACGAGGGCAAGCTGGTGGCCGTCGTCCCGGCCGACGGGGCCGACGCCGCCCTGGCCGCCTTGCGGGCCCATCCGGTCGGCGCGGCGGCGGCCATCGTCGGCGAGGTCGTGGCGGGGCATCCGGGCACGGTGGCGGTGCGCACCGCCCTCGGCGCCGAGCGCATCGTCGAGATGCCCGTGGGCGAGCAGCTGCCGCGGATCTGCTGA
- a CDS encoding glycosyltransferase family 4 protein: MRIAFVTQPLDSVMPLRQNSIGVVVHNTARCLAAAHDVTIIAGSRYNPPSLAPDDNIRYHFVGDEPDTPILGFLEHFPNWIPQERVLESRFFYRIYAERVARLLAKGNYDWVHVVNYSQFLPVLHRAAPRSHFNLEMHSYWLSQFPAREIRRRLAAADLVTCVSDDVAEQARDAHPGLTVPIETVHNGCDVERFAAAAGDRGPERRTILFVGRISPEKGVHDLLDAMEKVLAEIPDARLVLIGPMATLPRGFIVDISTQAGVRKLADFYDGTVCTDYGAYLRARAARSALAGRVEFVEPVSTSELPARYAQADVLVNPSYSETFGLSLVEGMSSGMPVIGTAVGGAPEIVVPGETGFLTEPGDVDGLAAAMLACLGDAELCDRLGRNGRERARRKFTWEQRSGRLVELFAAADRLVDHG; encoded by the coding sequence ATGCGCATCGCGTTCGTCACCCAACCGCTCGACTCGGTCATGCCCCTGCGGCAGAACTCGATCGGGGTCGTGGTGCACAACACGGCGCGCTGCCTCGCCGCCGCCCACGACGTGACGATCATCGCCGGCTCCCGCTACAACCCTCCGTCCCTTGCTCCGGACGACAACATCAGGTACCACTTCGTCGGCGACGAGCCCGACACCCCGATCCTCGGCTTCCTGGAACACTTCCCCAACTGGATCCCCCAGGAGCGCGTGCTCGAGTCCCGCTTCTTCTACCGCATTTACGCCGAGCGCGTCGCGCGGCTGCTGGCCAAGGGGAACTACGACTGGGTCCACGTGGTGAACTACTCCCAGTTCCTGCCCGTGCTGCACCGCGCCGCCCCCCGCTCCCACTTCAACCTGGAGATGCACAGCTACTGGCTGAGCCAGTTCCCGGCCCGGGAGATCCGCCGGCGCCTGGCGGCGGCCGACCTCGTGACCTGCGTGAGCGACGACGTCGCCGAACAGGCGCGGGACGCCCATCCCGGCCTGACCGTCCCCATCGAGACGGTCCACAACGGCTGCGACGTCGAGCGCTTCGCCGCGGCCGCCGGCGACCGCGGCCCCGAGCGCCGGACCATCCTCTTCGTCGGCCGGATCTCGCCCGAGAAGGGCGTGCACGACCTGCTGGACGCCATGGAGAAGGTCCTCGCCGAGATCCCGGACGCCCGTCTGGTCCTGATCGGGCCCATGGCGACGCTGCCGCGCGGGTTCATCGTCGACATCAGCACCCAGGCCGGCGTGCGGAAACTGGCCGACTTCTACGACGGCACCGTCTGCACCGACTACGGGGCCTACCTGCGTGCCCGGGCCGCCCGATCGGCCCTCGCCGGCCGGGTCGAATTCGTCGAACCGGTGTCGACCTCGGAGCTGCCCGCGCGGTACGCCCAGGCGGACGTGCTCGTCAACCCGTCCTACAGCGAGACGTTCGGCCTGAGCCTGGTGGAAGGGATGTCCTCGGGCATGCCGGTGATCGGCACGGCCGTCGGCGGGGCGCCCGAGATCGTCGTGCCGGGCGAGACGGGCTTCCTCACCGAGCCCGGCGACGTGGACGGTCTGGCCGCCGCGATGCTGGCCTGCCTCGGGGACGCGGAGCTGTGCGACCGCCTGGGCCGGAATGGCCGGGAACGTGCGCGGCGCAAATTCACCTGGGAGCAGCGATCCGGGCGCCTGGTCGAGCTCTTCGCCGCCGCCGACCGCCTGGTCGACCACGGCTAG